A genomic stretch from Kribbella amoyensis includes:
- a CDS encoding DNA polymerase III subunit delta', whose protein sequence is MTVWDDLVGQEPAVAVLRRAVEGASARLRGESGAATAGMTHAWLITGPPGSGRSNAGRAFAAALQCANDGCGECPECRTALSGAHPDVSLIRTELLSIRVGEIRELIRRAAMSPTRGRWQVMVVEDADRLTEQAADALLKSIEEPAPRTVWVLCAPTVEDVVPTIRSRCRLLVLRTPPVAAIAEMLVSKAGIEPQLAGFAARAAQGHIGRARALARDEQVRNRRTKVLDVPFALRDLGACLSAAQQLVEAAKEEAKASTAAVDEREKSELEQALGVGTKGAKPREAAAAVKELEEQQKARAKRWERDVLDRSLVDMMALYRDVLVLQTGAGTELINAELHKNVEQLAGRTTPEQTLRRIEALAGCREAIEGNVAPLLALEAMTIALFEG, encoded by the coding sequence ATGACCGTGTGGGACGACCTGGTCGGCCAGGAGCCGGCCGTCGCGGTACTGCGGCGCGCGGTCGAGGGGGCGTCCGCCCGGCTGCGCGGCGAGAGCGGCGCGGCCACGGCCGGAATGACGCACGCCTGGTTGATCACCGGACCACCCGGCTCCGGCCGGTCGAACGCGGGCCGCGCCTTCGCCGCCGCGCTGCAGTGCGCGAACGACGGCTGCGGCGAGTGCCCCGAGTGCCGTACGGCGCTGAGCGGGGCGCACCCGGACGTCTCACTGATCCGTACCGAGTTGTTGTCGATCCGCGTCGGCGAGATCCGCGAACTGATCCGGCGGGCCGCCATGAGCCCGACCCGGGGCCGCTGGCAGGTGATGGTGGTCGAGGACGCGGACCGGCTCACCGAGCAGGCCGCCGACGCGTTGCTGAAGAGCATCGAGGAGCCTGCCCCGCGGACGGTCTGGGTGCTGTGCGCACCGACCGTCGAGGACGTCGTCCCGACGATCCGCTCGCGCTGCCGCCTGCTCGTCCTCCGCACGCCGCCGGTCGCCGCGATCGCGGAGATGCTGGTGAGCAAGGCCGGGATCGAGCCGCAGCTGGCCGGGTTCGCGGCGCGCGCGGCGCAGGGTCACATCGGCCGGGCGCGGGCGCTGGCCCGGGACGAGCAGGTGCGGAACAGGCGTACCAAGGTGTTGGACGTGCCGTTCGCCCTGCGTGACCTCGGGGCTTGCCTGTCCGCGGCGCAGCAGTTGGTCGAAGCCGCGAAGGAGGAGGCCAAGGCCAGTACGGCCGCGGTCGACGAGCGGGAGAAGTCCGAGCTGGAGCAGGCGCTCGGCGTCGGGACGAAGGGCGCCAAACCCCGTGAAGCCGCCGCGGCGGTGAAGGAGCTCGAGGAGCAGCAGAAGGCCCGGGCGAAGCGGTGGGAACGTGACGTGCTCGACCGGTCACTGGTCGACATGATGGCGTTGTACCGGGACGTGCTCGTGCTGCAGACCGGCGCCGGGACCGAGCTGATCAACGCCGAACTGCACAAGAACGTCGAGCAGTTGGCCGGTCGCACCACCCCCGAGCAGACGCTGCGCCGGATCGAAGCGCTGGCGGGCTGCCGGGAGGCGATCGAGGGCAACGTGGCACCGCTGCTCGCGCTCGAGGCGATGACGATCGCGCTGTTCGAGGGCTGA
- the tmk gene encoding dTMP kinase yields MPEAYDPLTDPAPAHDLRAVLRIRAFRRLWIAFGLSSLGDWIGLLALTAMARNFAGDDYQAANFAIGGVLFLRVLPALVMGPVAGWVADRLDRRWTMILGDVIRAAFFVTIPLVGTLTWLLVATVLIEIVSLVWGPAKDASVPNLVPRHRLEAANQLSLITTYGSALPAAVIFTAITLVTRSLGDFSTDLAVYVNAATFLISGLAIVSVAEIGRAVREHEEHPTLWRTMVEGWSYVTKTPVVRGLVVGISGAFAAGAVVIGLGRTYVEDLDAGDPGYGVLFGAVFGGLALGMGFAPRLFSGLSRRRLFAAGLVGSGIGLAGLALIQQLEIATMIAIVLGFCAGASWVSGYTLIGLEVPDAVRGRTFAFVQSAIRTVLALTLAVAPFIAGAIGRQTWSVAGRTVSYNGAALTMLMAAVLAGVIGLLAWRQMDDRPGVPFWRDVRRSFGKTPGVYPTTGLFIALEGGEGAGKSTQSALLVKWLEEHGQHVLLTREPGATDLGKTLREIVLDPATGDISHRAEALIYAADKAEHVDSVIKPALKAGTVVITDRYVDSALAYQGSGRDLELSDVERVNRWATEDLRPNLTILLDLPPKSGLGRFEERDRIESQSAAFHERVRAAFLELAAAEPQHYLVLDATQGRAEIATQIQARLLPMLPKVG; encoded by the coding sequence GTGCCGGAGGCCTACGACCCGCTGACTGATCCCGCACCGGCGCACGACCTGCGCGCGGTGTTGCGGATCCGGGCGTTCCGGCGCCTGTGGATCGCGTTCGGGCTGTCCAGCCTCGGCGACTGGATCGGGCTGCTGGCGCTGACCGCGATGGCGCGGAACTTCGCCGGCGACGACTACCAGGCGGCGAACTTCGCGATCGGCGGCGTGCTGTTCCTGCGGGTGCTGCCCGCGCTGGTGATGGGTCCGGTGGCCGGCTGGGTCGCGGACCGGCTGGACCGGCGCTGGACGATGATCCTCGGCGACGTCATCCGGGCCGCGTTCTTCGTCACGATCCCGCTGGTCGGCACGCTCACCTGGTTGCTGGTGGCCACCGTGCTGATCGAGATCGTCAGCCTGGTCTGGGGCCCGGCCAAGGACGCCAGCGTGCCGAACCTGGTCCCCCGGCACCGGCTGGAGGCGGCGAACCAGCTCAGCCTGATCACGACGTACGGGTCGGCGCTGCCGGCCGCGGTCATCTTCACCGCGATCACCCTGGTCACCCGTAGCCTCGGCGACTTCTCCACCGACCTGGCCGTGTACGTGAACGCGGCCACCTTCCTGATCAGCGGGCTCGCGATCGTCTCGGTCGCGGAGATCGGCCGGGCCGTGCGCGAGCACGAGGAGCACCCGACGCTGTGGCGGACCATGGTCGAGGGCTGGTCGTACGTGACCAAGACCCCGGTCGTCCGCGGCCTCGTCGTCGGGATCTCCGGCGCGTTCGCGGCCGGCGCGGTGGTGATCGGCCTCGGCCGCACGTACGTCGAGGACCTGGACGCCGGCGACCCCGGGTACGGCGTGCTGTTCGGCGCCGTCTTCGGTGGGCTCGCGCTGGGGATGGGGTTCGCGCCCCGCTTGTTCTCCGGGCTGTCGCGACGCCGGCTCTTCGCGGCCGGGCTGGTCGGTTCCGGGATCGGCCTGGCCGGGCTGGCGCTGATCCAGCAACTCGAGATCGCCACCATGATCGCGATCGTGCTCGGCTTCTGCGCGGGCGCGTCCTGGGTCTCCGGGTACACGCTGATCGGGCTCGAGGTGCCGGACGCGGTACGGGGCCGGACGTTCGCGTTCGTCCAGTCGGCGATCCGGACCGTCCTCGCGCTCACGTTGGCGGTGGCGCCGTTCATCGCCGGTGCGATCGGCCGGCAGACCTGGTCGGTCGCGGGCCGGACGGTCAGCTACAACGGCGCCGCCCTGACCATGCTGATGGCCGCGGTCCTGGCCGGCGTGATCGGGCTGCTCGCCTGGCGGCAGATGGACGACCGCCCCGGCGTACCGTTCTGGCGCGACGTCCGCCGCAGCTTCGGCAAGACGCCGGGCGTCTACCCGACCACGGGACTGTTCATCGCGCTCGAAGGCGGTGAGGGCGCGGGCAAGTCGACCCAGTCGGCCTTGCTGGTGAAGTGGCTGGAGGAGCACGGCCAGCACGTCCTGCTGACCCGTGAGCCAGGCGCCACCGACCTCGGCAAGACGCTGCGGGAGATCGTGCTCGACCCGGCCACCGGCGACATCTCGCACCGGGCCGAGGCGCTGATCTACGCCGCCGACAAGGCCGAGCACGTCGACTCGGTGATCAAGCCGGCATTGAAGGCCGGCACCGTCGTCATCACCGATCGGTACGTCGACTCCGCCCTCGCGTACCAGGGGTCCGGGCGCGACCTGGAGCTGTCCGACGTGGAGCGGGTGAACCGCTGGGCCACCGAGGATCTCCGGCCGAACCTGACCATCCTGCTCGACCTGCCGCCGAAGAGCGGGCTCGGCCGGTTCGAGGAGCGGGACCGGATCGAGTCGCAGTCCGCCGCCTTCCACGAGCGGGTCCGGGCCGCGTTCCTGGAGCTGGCGGCCGCCGAGCCACAGCACTACCTGGTGCTGGACGCGACCCAGGGCCGGGCCGAGATCGCCACCCAGATCCAGGCCCGCTTGCTGCCGATGCTGCCGAAGGTGGGGTAG